One genomic region from Gigantopelta aegis isolate Gae_Host unplaced genomic scaffold, Gae_host_genome ctg3325_pilon_pilon, whole genome shotgun sequence encodes:
- the LOC121392048 gene encoding uncharacterized protein LOC121392048, whose protein sequence is MSNSKKCICCQEIMKMNEKMEAEIPELLCITDLPRFHAVCLNVWTLQTAHYRYIAYRQLTRWVMGWLGRHIRVVLLACAVNKIGETLPLQTMLI, encoded by the exons ATGAGTAATTCAAAGAAGTGCATTTGCTGCCAAGAAATTATGAAAATGAATGAGAAAATGGAAGCTGAGATACCTGAACTCCTATGTATTACTGACCTTCCAAGATTTCATGCTGTTTGCTTGAATGTGTGGACATTACAAACTGC ACATTACAGGTACATAGCATATCGCCAGTTGACCAGATGGGTTATGGGATGGCTAGGCAGACATATTAGAGTGGTATTACTTGCTTGTGCAGTTAACAAAATAGGAGAAACACTCCCTCTGCAAACTATGTTGATTTAA